The following proteins are co-located in the Arctopsyche grandis isolate Sample6627 chromosome 3, ASM5162203v2, whole genome shotgun sequence genome:
- the LOC143909001 gene encoding uncharacterized protein LOC143909001, with translation MPPIYYSMKEKKDLLNYIIRNRAFNDVKGRKFWQDFSNSDATTRSWQSLKEVFLKKIFTDLYNPYYALSSQDIQSLKMGYKSDNRNKSWASQAKTKYSPLNVSKAVLSVGSDIKKIESKQIQNATYVATPVDAPQQIEINDTYEESSKSKDDLVISGTPKKSVPLQSSDDLFEDLDVSRISATMEEKQPSDETIQKPVKEPTVPKDPVVAKPLKQFDSRLFGFSSGQTMVNRNKKKNELTSTPCEGKNNKFTKKKKEYDSTYSSSSDESSNAQPQKKGQRKRTLYGLLNGKLYPLYCGNVKYEMNQCYCETNVDTPDNSIQTRKMSNIGLQTSLYDLEDVINELFKNDPESSPLYWKLKYYFDKQKGKDIFKSSDIDNDTDLVPKDKNCLNIPSTSHKLKSNNADEQNAKVENSLRKNHCKISIFKHGRDVIDDVYVMDTQKADMLIDVFKKKPIKGDDDDVKDVPENSVENYSLMCNEDKCNTEIADIEESIFEAIHCTKTEGNLDDDRQIFSTFELEMILSNNDNPNNNTNKTENIVKVDENIVTKDQSVEDTSKNVELDSGTSVKKSKNKKVVTTDKKNDEKSLPIDGQSDNVQLDRGASIKKSKNQKKVDKTDEKVDKKIQSIDDPSENVQLDGGASVKKSKNQKRVDKTDEKVDKKIQSIDDPSENVQLDGGTPVKKTKNNVSFSPIQTVVYFESKQSGTVLSKTVSSEEIEKSVSKSQKRLSEVNNLAINFKEGYFSDTPLPKRRRGALYQESAVDNEPKRLRTRSNRDLTLSLTKTSKSPNRAPLSNSKMVEKESRGDLLKVLKKSKVIGSSDLENLNLDDMCLPMSPPQYEECAEIGKISNSMIDGECQTNTNDSLAGIQLNISSFSKICVANGDDTMFQFDDEIQVRKDVLSRNVTSVDDIPDVDMTPACDFEMLKEFVKGTSDTLLSNESDDFYSFPSTQMIKESK, from the exons tatttactattcaatgaaagaaaaaaaggaTCTTTTAAATTACATCATTAGAAATCGGGCTTTTAATGATGTAAAAGGACGAAAATTCTGGCAAGATTTTTCCAATAGcgat GCAACTACGAGATCTTGGCAAAGTTTAAAAGAAGTTTTTTTAAAGAAGATATTTACTGATCTCTATAATCCATATTATGCATTGAGCAGTCAGGACATTCAAAGCCTGAAAATGGG ATACAAAAGTGACAATAGAAATAAATCTTGGGCGTCTCAAGCAAAAACTAAATACTCTCCACTaaatg TTTCAAAAGCCGTATTATCAGTTGGatctgatattaaaaaaattgaaagtaaACAAATTCAGAATGCTACGTATGTTGCTACTCCAGTCGATGCCCCTCAACAAATTGAAATAAACGATACATACGAGGAAAGTAGTAAATCGAAGGATGACCTTGTAATATCAGGCACTCCGAAAAAGTCTGTGCCGTTACAATCTTCTGACGATCTTTTTGAAGATTTGGATGTTAGTCGTATTTCTGCAACTATGGAAGAAAAACAGCCCAGTGATGAGACTATTCAAAAACCAGTTAAAGAGCCGACGGTTCCAAAAGATCCAGTCGTTGCAAAACCTCTCAAGCAATTTGATTCGAGACTATTCGGATTTTCTTCCG GTCAAACCATGGTTAatcgcaataaaaaaaaaaatgagctcACTAGTACTCCTTGTGAAGGCAAAAATAACAA GtttacaaaaaagaaaaaggaaTATGATTCCACATATAGCAGTTCGAGTGACGAATCGTCGAATGCGCAGCCACAAAAAAA AGGTCAGCGAAAACGCACATTGTATGGATTATTAAATGGAAAACTCTACCCGTTATATTGCGGAAATGTTAAATATGAGATGAATCAATGCTATTGTGAAACAAACGTCGATACTCCCG ATAATTCAATTCAGACCAGAAAAATGAGTAATATTGGTTTACAAACAAGTCTATACGATCTAGAGGATGTAATAA ATGAATTGTTCAAAAATGATCCGGAATCATCTCCCTTATATtggaaattgaaatattattttgataaacagaAAGGAAAAGACATATTCAA ATCATCAGACATTGATAATGATACAGATCTTGTCCCAAAAGACAAAAACTGTTTAAATATACCTTCAACTTCCCATAAACT AAAAAGTAATAATGCTGACGAGCAGAATGCAAAAGTAGAAAATAGTTTGCGCAAGAATCATTGCAAGATATCTATTTTCAAACATGGCCGA GATGTTATTGATGATGTGTACGTTATGGACACGCAGAAAGCCGATATGCTTATAGATGTGTTTAAAAAGAAGCCCATTAAaggcgatgatgatgatgtaaaaGATGTGCCTGAAAATAGTGTTGAAAATTATTCGCTTATGTGTAATG AAGATAAGTGCAATACAGAAATAGCCGATATTGAAGAATCTATATTTGAGGCTATACATTGTACAAAGACTGAAGGAAATCTTGACGATGACAGACAGATTTTTAGCACTTTCGAATTGGAAATGATTTTGAGTAATAATGACAATCCTAATAATAACACTAACAAAactgaaaatatagtaaaagtGGATGAAAACATTGTCACAAAAGATCAGTCAGTTGAAGATACATCAAAGAATGTGGAGCTAGATAG tggTACGTCtgttaaaaaatccaaaaataaaaaagtggttACAACTGATAAAAAGAATGACGAAAAAAGTCTGCCAATTGATGGTCAGTCAGATAATGTACAATTAGATag AGGAGcatctattaaaaaatcaaaaaatcaaaagaaagtGGATAAAACTGATGAAAAGGttgacaaaaaaattcaatcaattgATGATCCTTCAGAAAATGTACAATTAGACgg AGGAGCATctgttaaaaaatcaaaaaatcaaaagagAGTGGATAAAACTGATGAAAAGGttgacaaaaaaatacaatcaattGATGATCCTTCAGAAAATGTACAATTAGATgg tggAACGCCTGTTAAAAAGACCAAGAACAATGTGTCGTTTTCTCCGATTCAAACAGTAGTTTACTTCGAATCCAAGCAATCTGGTACCGTGTTGTCGAAAACCGTATCTTCCGAAGAAATCGAA AAATCAGTTTCGAAATCCCAAAAGCGACTTAGTGAAGTGAATAATTTag CAATCAATTTTAAAGAGGGGTATTTTAGCGATACCCCTTTGCCAAAAAGAAGAAGAGGAGCATTATACCAAGAGTCGGCTGTCGACAATGAACCCAAAAGATTGAGAACGAGATCCAATAGAGACCTTACATTATCTCTCACTAAAACTTCAAAATCTCCGAA TAGAGCTCCATTGTCGAATTCCAAAATGGTTGAGAAAGAATCCAGAGGGGATTTGTTGAAAGTCTTAAAGAAATCTAAAGTTATAGGTTCCAGTGAcctagaaaatttaaatttagatgaTATGTGCCTTCCCATGTCTCCTCCTCAATATGAAGAATGTGCAGAAATCGGAAAAATATCGAATTCCATGATTGACGGGGAATGTCAAACTAACACGAACGATTCTCTTGCTGGCATTCAGTTGAACATTAGCAGTTTTTCGAAAATATGTGTAGCAAACGGGGATGATACAATGTTTCAGTTTGATGATGAGATCCAAGTGCGAAAAG ATGTTTTGTCCAGAAATGTTACCTCTGTAGATGATATTCCAGATGTCGATATGACGCCTGCGTGCGATTTCGAAATGTTGAAAGAATTTGTAAAAGGTACATCAGATACACTGTTGAGTAACGAGTCTgatgatttttacagttttcctTCGACACAAATGATAAAAGaatcaaaataa